One genomic segment of Allocatelliglobosispora scoriae includes these proteins:
- a CDS encoding tetratricopeptide repeat protein, with amino-acid sequence MSGHIFISYSHATDSLYVGQLADYLSTAGFRVWFDRDIVPGDQWETVIRDQITTCAALIVVMTPDAERSAWVRRELIQAEEEAKPVLPLLLAGRRFFRLADVQFEDVSNGQMPRPSFLERLREHQAPPRIHAPVRALPAADLLRIRHAEALRASESGAYLEAEKLHRAVFADRLQALGPDHPDTLDSRYNIARNLGYAVHPAEAVQLLRDVVADCTRVLGADHPDTLRARIALAAYVGDAGDWTGAVRLYRDVVADCIRVLGADHLDTLHARNGLAYNIGEAGDPAGAVRLFTGVVADYSRVLGAEHPHTLDARSVHAWNTGNAGNQAEAAGLYRDLVADYTRVLGADHPVTLRARNGLAAYVGDIGDQAEAVRLYRDLVADDTRVLGADHPNTLTARNNLAWTVGSTGDQAEAARLFRDVLADYTRVQGADHPDTLRARDNLARNTGEAGDWAEAVRLYQEVVADRTRVLGADHPDTLRARDNLAYNVAETGDRAEAVRLFRDVVANYTRVQGAEHPNTLNARNNLAYNAGEAGDRTESVSLFRDLVADCTRVLGADHPDTLRARDNLARNTGDAGDRAEAVRLYRDVVADRTRVLGADDLSTLNARDNLAYNVGEAGDRAEAVRLFRDLVADRTRVLGADHITALRARDNLARNLGEAQDWAEAASLYRDVVADYTRTLGVDDVDTLRARNNLAYNIGRGGDLAEAVRQFRDLVADYTRVLGAEHLDTQRASNNLLNFQG; translated from the coding sequence GTGTCCGGTCACATCTTCATCTCCTACAGCCACGCCACCGACAGCCTGTACGTCGGGCAGCTCGCCGACTACCTGTCCACGGCTGGGTTCCGGGTCTGGTTCGACCGCGACATCGTTCCCGGCGACCAGTGGGAGACCGTCATCCGCGACCAGATCACCACCTGCGCCGCCCTGATCGTGGTCATGACCCCCGACGCCGAGAGGTCGGCCTGGGTGCGCCGTGAACTCATCCAGGCCGAGGAGGAGGCGAAGCCGGTCCTACCCCTGCTGCTGGCGGGAAGGCGCTTCTTCCGCCTGGCCGACGTGCAGTTCGAAGACGTCAGCAACGGCCAGATGCCCCGCCCGTCGTTCCTCGAACGCCTGCGCGAACACCAGGCGCCGCCCCGCATCCACGCACCGGTCCGCGCACTGCCGGCCGCGGACCTCCTGCGTATCCGCCATGCCGAAGCCCTGCGCGCCAGTGAGAGCGGCGCGTACCTGGAAGCGGAGAAGCTGCACCGCGCCGTCTTCGCCGACCGCCTTCAGGCCCTGGGGCCGGACCACCCCGACACCCTGGACTCCCGGTACAACATCGCCCGCAATCTGGGATACGCCGTCCACCCCGCCGAAGCGGTACAGCTGCTGCGCGACGTCGTCGCCGACTGCACGCGGGTGCTGGGCGCCGACCACCCCGACACACTGCGCGCCCGCATCGCCCTGGCCGCGTACGTGGGCGACGCCGGAGACTGGACAGGGGCGGTGCGCCTGTACCGCGACGTCGTCGCCGACTGCATACGGGTGCTGGGCGCCGACCACCTCGACACCCTGCACGCCCGCAACGGACTCGCGTACAACATCGGGGAAGCGGGAGACCCGGCTGGTGCGGTGCGCCTGTTCACCGGCGTCGTGGCGGACTACTCGAGGGTTCTGGGAGCCGAACACCCCCACACCCTCGACGCCCGATCCGTGCACGCGTGGAACACCGGTAACGCGGGGAACCAGGCCGAGGCCGCGGGCCTGTACCGCGATCTCGTCGCCGACTACACCCGGGTCCTGGGCGCCGACCACCCCGTCACCCTCCGCGCCCGCAACGGCCTGGCAGCCTACGTGGGCGACATCGGAGACCAGGCCGAGGCGGTACGCCTGTACCGCGATCTCGTCGCCGACGACACACGGGTATTGGGCGCCGACCACCCCAACACCCTGACCGCCCGCAACAACCTCGCCTGGACCGTCGGGAGTACCGGGGACCAGGCCGAGGCGGCACGGCTGTTCCGCGACGTCCTGGCCGACTACACCCGCGTGCAGGGTGCCGACCATCCCGACACGCTGCGCGCCCGCGACAACCTCGCGCGCAATACCGGTGAGGCGGGGGACTGGGCTGAAGCGGTGCGCCTGTACCAGGAGGTCGTCGCCGACCGCACGCGGGTGCTGGGCGCCGACCATCCCGACACGCTGCGCGCCCGCGACAACCTCGCGTACAACGTCGCCGAGACGGGAGACCGGGCCGAGGCGGTGCGCCTGTTCCGCGACGTCGTGGCGAACTACACCCGGGTGCAGGGCGCCGAGCACCCCAACACCCTCAACGCCCGCAACAACCTGGCCTACAACGCCGGCGAGGCGGGGGACCGGACCGAGTCGGTGAGCCTGTTCCGCGACCTGGTGGCCGACTGCACGCGGGTGCTGGGCGCCGACCACCCCGACACGCTGCGCGCCCGCGACAACCTCGCCCGCAATACCGGCGACGCGGGAGACCGGGCCGAGGCGGTGCGCCTGTACCGCGACGTCGTCGCCGACCGCACGCGCGTGCTCGGCGCCGACGATCTCTCCACCCTCAACGCCCGCGACAACCTCGCCTACAACGTCGGCGAGGCGGGGGACCGGGCCGAGGCGGTGCGCCTGTTCCGCGACCTCGTCGCCGATCGCACGCGTGTGCTGGGCGCCGACCACATCACCGCACTGCGCGCCCGCGACAACCTCGCGCGCAATCTCGGCGAGGCGCAGGACTGGGCGGAGGCGGCGAGCCTGTACCGCGACGTCGTGGCTGATTACACACGCACGCTGGGCGTCGACGACGTCGACACCCTGCGTGCCCGCAACAACCTCGCGTACAACATCGGCAGAGGCGGAGACCTCGCCGAGGCGGTGCGCCAGTTCCGCGACCTCGTCGCCGACTACACCCGGGTCCTGGGCGCCGAACACCTCGACACCCAGCGCGCCAGCAACAACCTGCTGAACTTCCAGGGGTGA
- a CDS encoding alpha/beta hydrolase has product MGVVDGASVGAGSGGFVTEVFDHDGGRQVTVFVPPDPPEAIVFAGDGQVISSWGADLVAAGVRPTMVVAVHRPVDETLRLQEYSPGFDPERFAAHEAFLVRDVRRWTRTRFGVALPAERTAVFGVSAGGEFALAMGLRHPHVFGAVFCASPGAGYQPPAVMPARLPRTYIVAGIQEPFFLENATRWATALRHAGADVVVNERAGSHGDVFWRREFPLMVAWAFGR; this is encoded by the coding sequence ATGGGGGTGGTTGATGGTGCTTCTGTCGGCGCGGGTTCGGGCGGGTTCGTCACCGAGGTCTTCGACCATGACGGTGGCCGGCAGGTGACGGTGTTCGTGCCGCCCGATCCGCCCGAGGCGATCGTTTTCGCAGGTGACGGGCAGGTCATCTCGTCATGGGGTGCAGACCTCGTGGCGGCCGGTGTACGGCCCACGATGGTGGTGGCGGTTCACCGGCCGGTCGACGAAACGCTCCGGCTCCAGGAGTACTCACCGGGCTTCGATCCGGAGCGGTTCGCCGCTCATGAGGCGTTCCTCGTCCGAGACGTGCGGCGGTGGACGAGGACACGGTTCGGAGTGGCGCTGCCCGCCGAGCGGACCGCGGTGTTCGGTGTCTCGGCGGGCGGAGAGTTCGCACTCGCCATGGGCTTGCGACACCCGCACGTCTTCGGGGCTGTCTTCTGTGCCTCCCCGGGCGCGGGCTACCAGCCCCCTGCGGTGATGCCGGCTCGACTCCCGCGTACGTACATCGTCGCCGGCATACAGGAGCCGTTCTTCCTGGAGAACGCAACACGGTGGGCGACGGCCCTTCGCCACGCGGGCGCAGACGTCGTCGTGAACGAGCGTGCCGGGTCGCATGGCGACGTGTTCTGGCGACGAGAGTTCCCGCTGATGGTGGCGTGGGCGTTCGGGCGGTGA
- a CDS encoding IS3 family transposase (programmed frameshift), which translates to MPKPYPREFRDDVVRVAQNRDAGVTVEQIANDFGVHPMTLFKWLRAADVDAGTRPGVSSTESAELREARKRIRLLEQENEVLRRAAAYLSQAHLPKRIYPLVKDLAADGIPVAVTCRVLKISRQHYYRWLAEPVTLAEYTQAWRADALFDAHRDDPEFGYRFLADEAAAAGQPMADRTAWKICSSGGWFSAFARKRRGKGRKVGPPVHDDLVRRDFTAAGPNRLWLADITEHRTGEGKLYLCAVKDVWSNRIVGYSIDSRMKSRLAVNALNNAVARRNGVAGCVLHTDRGSQFRSRKFVGALHRHRMLGSMGRVGAAGDNAAMESFFGLLQNNVLDRRTWATREQLRTAIVTWIERTYHRRRRQRPLGKLTPIEFETIMTPQASQAA; encoded by the exons GTGCCCAAGCCCTACCCCCGTGAGTTCCGTGACGATGTCGTGCGGGTCGCGCAAAACCGTGATGCCGGCGTGACGGTTGAGCAGATCGCCAATGACTTCGGCGTGCATCCGATGACGTTGTTCAAGTGGCTGCGCGCCGCCGACGTCGACGCCGGGACCAGACCCGGCGTGAGCAGCACCGAGTCTGCAGAGCTCCGCGAGGCGCGCAAGCGGATCAGGCTCCTCGAACAGGAGAACGAGGTCCTGCGCCGGGCTGCGGCCTACCTGTCGCAGGCGCACCTGCCG AAAAGGATCTACCCGCTCGTGAAGGATCTGGCCGCCGACGGCATCCCCGTCGCGGTGACGTGCCGGGTACTGAAGATCTCCCGCCAGCACTACTACCGGTGGCTTGCCGAACCGGTCACCCTGGCTGAGTACACGCAGGCGTGGCGAGCCGACGCGCTGTTCGACGCTCACCGCGACGATCCGGAGTTCGGGTACCGGTTCCTGGCCGACGAGGCCGCCGCGGCCGGGCAGCCGATGGCCGACAGGACCGCGTGGAAGATCTGCTCCAGCGGTGGCTGGTTCAGCGCCTTCGCCCGCAAACGGCGTGGCAAGGGCCGCAAGGTCGGTCCGCCGGTCCACGACGACCTCGTGCGCCGGGACTTCACCGCCGCCGGGCCGAACCGGCTGTGGCTTGCCGACATCACCGAACATCGCACCGGCGAGGGCAAGCTGTACCTGTGCGCGGTCAAGGACGTCTGGTCCAACCGGATCGTCGGCTACTCGATCGACTCGCGCATGAAGTCCCGGCTGGCCGTGAACGCGCTGAACAACGCCGTCGCCCGCCGCAACGGCGTGGCCGGATGCGTTCTGCACACCGACCGCGGCAGCCAATTCCGATCAAGGAAGTTCGTCGGCGCGCTGCACCGGCACCGGATGCTCGGCTCGATGGGCCGGGTCGGAGCCGCCGGCGACAACGCGGCCATGGAGTCGTTCTTCGGCCTGCTGCAGAACAACGTCCTGGACCGCCGCACCTGGGCCACCCGTGAACAGCTGCGCACCGCGATCGTGACCTGGATCGAGCGCACCTACCACCGCCGTCGACGCCAGCGCCCGCTAGGCAAGTTGACCCCTATCGAGTTCGAGACCATCATGACCCCACAGGCCAGTCAGGCCGCGTGA
- a CDS encoding AfsR/SARP family transcriptional regulator, translated as MKWRLLGPVEAVVRGEQVPLGRPQQRAVLACLLLNANVVVSTEQLAEALWGGALPSSARTQVQVCVSRLRQLTRAADVPDMIFSDSGGYRLELADDALDAAVFSALTADARRHADAGEHKRAAALLRQALALWRGPALAGASAAFVPAAAASLYDKRLAAYEDLFDAEFALGQHAAAVAPLRGLVAENPWRESLAARLMTALAASGHQAEALQVFERIRHQLADELGVEPGAQLANAHVQVLRQQYPPNEPPLAVHDNGPGVSPAQLPADLPTFTGREDALAAMDAMLSRAGESTTMEVVAIIGTAGVGKTTLAVRWAHRIAERYPDGQLYVNLRGFDPSGPMMTPAEAVLGCLEALGVPPDRIPTHLPAQVGLYRSLLARRRTLVVLDNARDGDQVRPLLPGSPHCLVVVTSRNRLDGLVASEGARPITVDLLTSDEATQLLVRRLGADRVTAEPQAVDEIIERCAGLPLALAVVAARGTANPAFPLAALAAELRETHRLLGGFNGGDSGVDVQTVFSCSYRNLTPAAARLFRLLSCHPGPEIGALAAASLAGLPRDRVHLLLSELTHAHLVTEHAPGRFGTHDLLRGYAADLAASIDAPDERQAAGGRVLDHYVHTAHAAALLLQPGWDPITLTEARPGVTTAEVTDHDHALAWFTAEYRVLLAAVVHAERTRFEGHAWRLAWTLVDFLQRRGHWPDLAAAQRTALAAAQRSGDRPGQASAHRDLARALARLGQPEEAEDHYHAALKLFAELGDRTGQARTHRAFGAMLDRLGRHTEALHHAEQGLDLYRAAAHLPGQASAENGVGWAHAQLGQYGPALDHCRRALVLLRHTADRHGEANTWDSLGFIHDRLGHHRRAVHCYHRALVLYIQIGDSYDEADTLTRLGDSRLSLDDRAGAIRTWRRALRILEELSHPAAEGVRDRLNRSALRPPGSGGNAQTLDLSVAKTQNQLDDANQS; from the coding sequence ATGAAATGGCGCCTGCTCGGTCCGGTCGAGGCCGTGGTGCGGGGCGAGCAGGTGCCGCTGGGGCGGCCCCAGCAGCGCGCCGTGCTGGCATGCCTGCTGCTCAACGCCAACGTAGTGGTGTCGACGGAACAGCTGGCCGAGGCGCTGTGGGGCGGGGCCCTGCCCTCGAGCGCACGTACGCAGGTCCAGGTCTGCGTCTCCCGCCTGCGACAGCTGACCCGTGCCGCGGACGTACCCGACATGATCTTTTCCGATTCCGGAGGGTACCGCCTCGAGCTCGCCGACGACGCCCTGGACGCGGCGGTCTTCTCCGCGCTCACCGCGGACGCCCGCCGGCACGCCGACGCCGGTGAACACAAGCGGGCCGCCGCCCTGCTGCGGCAAGCGCTGGCGTTGTGGCGCGGCCCGGCGCTCGCCGGCGCGTCCGCCGCATTCGTTCCCGCGGCCGCCGCCAGCCTCTACGACAAAAGGCTGGCCGCCTATGAGGACCTGTTCGACGCCGAGTTCGCGCTCGGCCAGCACGCCGCCGCTGTCGCGCCGCTGCGCGGGTTGGTGGCGGAGAACCCCTGGCGCGAAAGTCTCGCCGCGCGGTTGATGACGGCGCTGGCCGCGTCGGGGCATCAGGCCGAGGCGCTGCAGGTGTTCGAGCGGATCCGCCACCAGCTCGCCGACGAGCTGGGCGTCGAGCCGGGAGCGCAGCTCGCGAACGCCCACGTGCAGGTACTGCGCCAGCAGTATCCGCCGAACGAGCCCCCGCTGGCCGTCCACGACAACGGACCCGGGGTGAGCCCGGCTCAACTGCCCGCCGACCTGCCCACCTTCACCGGCCGCGAGGACGCGCTCGCCGCGATGGACGCGATGCTCAGCCGGGCCGGAGAAAGCACCACCATGGAGGTCGTCGCGATCATCGGCACGGCCGGGGTCGGCAAGACAACCCTGGCGGTCCGCTGGGCGCACCGGATCGCCGAGCGCTACCCGGACGGCCAGCTCTACGTCAACCTGCGAGGATTCGACCCCAGCGGTCCGATGATGACGCCCGCCGAGGCGGTGCTCGGATGTCTGGAGGCCCTCGGCGTACCACCCGACCGCATCCCCACCCACCTGCCCGCGCAGGTGGGGCTGTACCGAAGCCTGCTCGCGCGCCGCCGCACGCTGGTGGTGCTCGACAACGCCCGCGACGGCGACCAGGTCCGCCCCCTGCTGCCCGGCAGCCCGCACTGCCTGGTGGTGGTGACCAGCCGCAACCGTCTCGACGGCCTGGTCGCCTCCGAAGGCGCCCGGCCGATCACCGTCGACCTGCTGACCTCCGACGAAGCAACACAGCTACTGGTACGGCGCCTCGGAGCAGACCGGGTGACCGCCGAACCCCAGGCCGTCGACGAGATAATCGAACGGTGCGCGGGGCTGCCGCTGGCGCTGGCCGTGGTCGCCGCCCGAGGGACGGCGAACCCCGCGTTCCCCCTGGCCGCCCTCGCCGCCGAGCTACGGGAGACGCACCGGCTGCTCGGCGGATTCAACGGCGGAGACTCCGGCGTCGACGTGCAGACGGTCTTCTCCTGCTCGTACCGAAACCTGACGCCAGCGGCCGCACGCCTGTTCCGGCTGCTCAGCTGCCACCCAGGGCCCGAGATCGGCGCCCTCGCCGCAGCCAGCCTGGCCGGACTCCCCCGCGACCGGGTGCACCTGCTGCTGTCCGAACTGACCCACGCACACCTGGTGACAGAACACGCACCGGGCAGGTTCGGCACCCACGACCTGCTGCGCGGGTACGCAGCCGACCTGGCCGCAAGCATCGACGCACCCGACGAGCGGCAGGCAGCCGGCGGGCGCGTCCTGGACCACTACGTGCACACCGCCCATGCGGCCGCACTGCTGCTGCAACCCGGCTGGGACCCGATAACCCTGACCGAGGCCCGCCCCGGGGTGACAACCGCGGAGGTCACCGACCACGACCACGCGCTGGCCTGGTTCACCGCGGAGTACCGGGTCCTCCTGGCCGCAGTTGTGCACGCGGAGCGCACCCGGTTCGAAGGACATGCCTGGCGGCTGGCCTGGACCCTGGTGGACTTCCTGCAACGCCGGGGCCACTGGCCGGACCTGGCCGCCGCACAGCGGACAGCCCTCGCGGCAGCACAACGCTCCGGCGACCGGCCCGGACAGGCCAGCGCTCATCGCGACCTCGCCCGCGCGCTCGCCCGACTCGGCCAGCCCGAGGAGGCGGAGGACCACTATCACGCGGCGCTGAAGCTCTTCGCTGAACTCGGTGACCGCACCGGACAGGCACGGACCCACCGGGCGTTCGGCGCGATGCTCGACAGGCTCGGCCGGCACACTGAGGCTCTGCACCACGCCGAACAGGGACTGGACCTGTACCGCGCCGCCGCTCACCTCCCCGGGCAGGCCAGCGCAGAAAACGGGGTGGGCTGGGCGCACGCCCAACTCGGCCAGTACGGACCGGCGCTCGACCACTGCCGGCGGGCGCTGGTGCTGCTACGCCACACCGCCGACCGGCACGGCGAGGCGAACACCTGGGACAGTCTCGGCTTCATCCACGACCGGCTCGGCCACCACCGCAGGGCGGTCCACTGCTACCACCGCGCGCTGGTCCTGTACATACAGATCGGCGACTCGTACGACGAAGCGGACACCCTGACACGACTCGGTGACAGCCGACTCTCACTGGATGACCGAGCAGGCGCCATACGCACCTGGCGAAGGGCCCTGCGCATCCTTGAGGAACTCAGCCATCCCGCCGCCGAGGGGGTTCGCGACCGGTTGAACCGCTCAGCCCTACGGCCGCCGGGCAGCGGAGGAAACGCCCAGACTCTGGATCTCTCGGTTGCCAAGACACAGAACCAGCTGGACGACGCGAACCAGTCTTGA
- a CDS encoding MFS transporter: MLFVALWTSGAPAMVYPIYAEQPGVTELTTTALFSTYPVALVATLIACGAMSDLVGRRRVLFTSLAVIVAGTSIFVATEWVPALFVARALQGMGVGIGMSAASAALVEFTTDNNTRLASSVNTASTASGTAASLLISGALVQYAPLPTRLPFAVLLGAAVVLLILVWFLPETRQVRTDSWRPVAIRLPVQNRRAFSVGVASITAAFMTGAVILAVGAQIVKQLVGTSNVFLAALALAIWAVAILPASLVSKKLSSGKAVSIGGCLAAVSATGIVAAGQWDSLPIFLTASALSGASYGLMFYGGLGLVTASASGRERAGTLSTMYLSAYLAQGSTAVVIGWLARDSGLEHAIYLSMPVIAAVCLAAAGAAALLLRGRPEAH; this comes from the coding sequence GTGCTGTTCGTCGCGCTGTGGACGAGCGGCGCGCCGGCAATGGTGTATCCCATCTACGCAGAGCAGCCGGGGGTCACCGAGCTGACCACAACAGCGCTCTTCTCGACCTACCCGGTGGCCCTGGTCGCGACGCTCATCGCTTGTGGTGCGATGTCCGATCTCGTTGGTCGCCGGCGAGTCCTCTTCACAAGCCTCGCTGTGATCGTTGCGGGGACCAGCATCTTCGTCGCCACCGAATGGGTCCCCGCCCTCTTTGTCGCTCGCGCTCTGCAAGGCATGGGTGTCGGCATCGGGATGAGTGCGGCAAGTGCGGCCCTGGTGGAGTTCACCACTGATAACAACACGCGGCTGGCGAGCTCGGTGAACACCGCTTCAACAGCCAGTGGCACCGCAGCGTCATTGCTCATAAGCGGTGCCCTCGTGCAGTACGCACCCCTGCCCACTCGACTGCCGTTCGCGGTGCTGCTCGGAGCTGCGGTTGTGCTGTTGATCCTCGTGTGGTTCCTACCGGAGACCAGGCAAGTGAGGACTGACAGCTGGCGCCCGGTGGCGATCCGACTTCCGGTTCAGAACCGGCGCGCGTTCTCTGTCGGCGTCGCTTCGATCACAGCAGCGTTCATGACAGGGGCAGTCATCCTCGCAGTCGGGGCGCAGATCGTGAAGCAGCTGGTCGGCACCAGCAATGTCTTTCTGGCGGCACTGGCGCTCGCCATCTGGGCGGTCGCCATCCTTCCCGCCTCGCTTGTTTCCAAAAAGCTCTCATCCGGCAAGGCCGTGTCTATCGGAGGCTGTCTCGCTGCGGTCAGCGCCACGGGCATCGTCGCGGCCGGGCAGTGGGACTCGCTCCCCATCTTTCTCACCGCCTCAGCTCTGAGCGGCGCCAGCTACGGCCTCATGTTCTACGGCGGCCTCGGACTGGTCACTGCATCAGCTTCGGGCCGCGAACGCGCCGGCACCCTGTCCACCATGTACCTCTCGGCGTACCTGGCGCAGGGGAGCACCGCCGTCGTCATCGGATGGCTCGCGCGCGATTCGGGCCTGGAGCACGCGATCTATCTGAGCATGCCCGTCATCGCGGCAGTGTGCCTTGCCGCTGCGGGCGCTGCGGCGCTCCTGCTGCGCGGCCGGCCGGAGGCTCATTGA
- a CDS encoding acyltransferase domain-containing protein, whose product MPDTLLAMLLDLAVPHEDVAAVLSTVIPPELAATFEAHVRQLTETVGTVTELPRWELPPGAPAFYFVHVFAAALPHVQRYHQQRDIPQELSRLILTDLGRQLAVHRRRTGTAGMDTHNWITRHFQGRIYQLGRLQFEQMTLLGSVAASMAAAGLPYREGDPVLSIHIPEYCGPFTPTAVDAALAQARPFFARHFPEIRYEIGVCESWMLDPQLTEHLSPDSNILAFARRFVLSHTTPGDSIQRFVAGGSRLHRAVAAGGTWHTGSGYLLLPS is encoded by the coding sequence ATGCCCGACACGCTGCTCGCCATGCTCCTCGACCTGGCCGTTCCGCACGAGGATGTCGCCGCCGTACTGTCCACGGTGATTCCGCCCGAACTGGCCGCCACCTTCGAGGCGCACGTCCGCCAGCTGACCGAGACCGTCGGCACGGTCACCGAGCTGCCGAGATGGGAGCTGCCGCCGGGCGCACCGGCGTTCTATTTCGTGCACGTCTTCGCCGCAGCACTGCCACACGTGCAGCGCTACCACCAGCAGCGGGACATCCCGCAGGAGCTATCCCGGTTGATCCTCACCGACCTCGGGCGCCAGCTGGCGGTCCACCGCCGCCGCACCGGCACGGCCGGCATGGACACCCACAACTGGATTACCCGCCACTTCCAGGGCCGGATCTACCAGCTGGGACGGCTCCAGTTCGAACAGATGACCCTCTTGGGGAGCGTCGCGGCGAGCATGGCCGCAGCCGGGCTGCCGTACCGGGAGGGGGACCCGGTGCTGTCCATCCACATTCCCGAGTACTGCGGACCGTTCACCCCCACCGCGGTCGACGCCGCCCTGGCACAGGCGCGGCCGTTCTTCGCCCGGCACTTTCCAGAGATCAGGTACGAGATCGGCGTGTGCGAGTCGTGGATGCTCGACCCCCAACTCACCGAGCACCTTTCGCCGGACTCCAACATCCTCGCCTTCGCCCGCCGCTTCGTCCTGTCGCACACGACACCCGGCGACAGCATCCAGCGGTTCGTGGCCGGAGGAAGCCGCCTGCACAGGGCGGTGGCGGCCGGCGGGACCTGGCACACCGGTTCCGGATACCTGCTGCTGCCGTCATAG
- a CDS encoding right-handed parallel beta-helix repeat-containing protein, with translation MATPAWAATVIVGPDGFATIQQGVDAAAAGDTLLIRAGTYPEKVVVGKALTVSAEAGARIEAPTDSAGLLITSDDVVVTGLELSCPQNDLGYNRAIEVASADRVEIAGVVLRSCLRGLSLVNATDVAVRDSSFIGNGRPSSGASIWADDTTGLQIVDNTFAADRGYGINLNGVSSSRVTGNVIGPTASAIIATRVTDVTISTNTIGRTTGTAVFLSAADRATVQGNTFSGGGGNGISLTSALGGPSSGILVDGNDLSGFRNGISVGARALSGPMVISNTRLLGETSSGLTVAAGAGATVDATDGNEWGSCGPTAPDHGYDGGGSNLIDPDLLVAFERATCPSGGPTRTAVPGPPSSTAGPGTGQLPATGFGMRTWLSAGLLMLGAGMLLLLTGRTRRQLR, from the coding sequence GTGGCGACTCCGGCTTGGGCTGCCACGGTGATCGTGGGCCCGGACGGGTTCGCCACGATCCAGCAAGGCGTCGATGCCGCTGCGGCGGGCGACACCCTGCTGATCCGTGCCGGTACCTATCCGGAGAAGGTGGTGGTGGGCAAAGCGCTGACGGTCTCCGCTGAGGCCGGTGCCCGGATCGAGGCGCCGACCGATTCGGCAGGTCTGCTGATCACCTCCGACGATGTCGTCGTCACCGGCCTGGAGCTATCGTGTCCGCAGAACGACCTAGGCTATAACCGGGCCATCGAGGTGGCGTCCGCGGACCGGGTCGAGATCGCCGGGGTGGTGTTGCGTTCCTGCCTGCGTGGCCTGTCGCTGGTCAACGCGACCGATGTCGCGGTCCGCGACTCGTCCTTCATCGGCAATGGCAGACCGAGCTCCGGGGCGAGCATCTGGGCGGACGACACCACCGGTCTGCAGATCGTCGACAACACTTTCGCCGCCGACCGCGGTTACGGCATCAACCTCAACGGCGTGAGCAGTTCCCGCGTGACCGGCAACGTCATCGGACCTACAGCTTCGGCGATCATCGCCACTCGAGTGACCGACGTGACCATCTCGACCAACACGATCGGGCGCACCACGGGAACCGCGGTCTTCCTCTCAGCCGCCGACCGGGCCACCGTGCAGGGGAATACATTCTCCGGCGGCGGTGGTAACGGCATCAGCTTGACGAGCGCCCTCGGCGGGCCGTCGTCGGGGATCCTCGTGGACGGCAACGACCTGTCCGGCTTCCGCAACGGCATCAGTGTCGGCGCTCGCGCGCTGTCCGGACCGATGGTCATCAGCAACACCCGCCTGCTCGGCGAGACCAGCAGCGGCCTGACGGTCGCGGCCGGCGCTGGAGCGACCGTCGACGCGACCGACGGCAACGAGTGGGGATCCTGCGGCCCGACCGCCCCCGACCACGGTTACGACGGCGGCGGTTCGAACCTGATCGACCCCGATCTCCTCGTCGCCTTCGAGAGAGCCACCTGCCCGAGCGGAGGACCGACTCGCACTGCCGTACCCGGCCCGCCAAGCTCCACCGCGGGACCCGGGACCGGCCAGCTGCCGGCAACCGGCTTCGGAATGCGCACCTGGCTCAGCGCCGGGCTCCTGATGCTCGGCGCGGGGATGCTGCTCCTTCTCACGGGCCGCACGCGCCGCCAGCTCCGCTGA